Proteins co-encoded in one Thermomicrobiales bacterium genomic window:
- a CDS encoding DUF4147 domain-containing protein, whose amino-acid sequence MAASRRETIEAIYRAAIDQVEAGVAVSRVLSRETGHALTAGDQTLDIGDYGVWAIAIGKAGCQMMASVETIAGDRFAGGLVVTKSVPVDIQLRSEILVGSHPVPDARSLEAGERLIDFVRMIPDGALVLCLISGGGSALVDALRPGVTLEQLRDITATLLRSGASIGEMNAVRARLSRIKGGGLLALLNGRRVVNLIISDVLGNPLQVIASGPTVMPDGHEVAGEVIRRYSLDITLPTEARTDLAPPLMTLIIADINAALAASADAARQMGLAAHVLTSSVDIEARQAGRLFGGIVADVARGWGTLTTPCCILAGGETVVTLRGGGIGGRNCEAAVAAAIAIAGIEDCVVGCLATDGDDGTSGGAGGIVDGTTLHDRRAAEAALAGNDTYPWLRGRGAAFETGPSGTNVNDLFIGIVAPADWTPD is encoded by the coding sequence ATGGCCGCGTCACGCCGCGAGACCATCGAGGCAATCTATCGGGCAGCAATCGACCAGGTCGAGGCCGGCGTGGCGGTGAGCCGTGTCTTGTCGCGAGAAACAGGTCACGCGTTGACGGCCGGAGATCAGACACTCGACATCGGTGACTACGGCGTCTGGGCGATCGCGATCGGTAAGGCCGGCTGCCAGATGATGGCGTCGGTCGAGACGATAGCGGGGGATCGTTTCGCGGGCGGTCTGGTCGTGACGAAGTCTGTCCCGGTGGACATCCAGCTGCGCTCGGAGATCCTGGTCGGCTCACATCCGGTGCCAGATGCGCGGTCACTTGAGGCGGGCGAACGCCTGATCGATTTCGTCCGGATGATTCCCGATGGCGCGTTGGTGCTTTGTCTGATCTCGGGAGGCGGATCGGCGCTCGTCGATGCGCTGAGACCCGGAGTGACACTCGAGCAACTGCGCGACATCACCGCGACACTGCTTCGGAGCGGAGCATCGATCGGCGAGATGAACGCGGTTCGGGCGCGTCTCAGTCGTATCAAGGGCGGAGGGCTGCTTGCCCTGCTGAACGGCCGACGGGTGGTCAATCTGATCATCTCGGACGTGCTTGGCAATCCGCTTCAGGTCATCGCCAGCGGACCGACCGTGATGCCGGACGGACACGAGGTTGCCGGCGAAGTTATCCGTCGATACTCGCTGGACATCACGCTGCCGACAGAAGCCAGGACGGATCTGGCGCCGCCGCTGATGACGCTGATCATTGCGGACATCAACGCGGCTCTCGCCGCGTCGGCCGACGCGGCGCGTCAGATGGGTCTTGCCGCGCATGTGCTGACTTCCAGCGTGGACATTGAGGCCCGGCAGGCGGGGCGACTGTTCGGCGGAATTGTTGCCGACGTGGCGAGGGGCTGGGGGACTCTGACGACGCCCTGTTGCATCCTGGCAGGCGGAGAGACGGTCGTGACCCTGCGTGGCGGCGGGATTGGCGGGCGGAATTGTGAAGCCGCTGTTGCCGCCGCAATCGCGATCGCTGGTATCGAGGATTGCGTCGTCGGTTGCCTGGCGACCGATGGTGACGACGGAACGAGCGGGGGCGCTGGTGGCATCGTCGATGGGACGACGTTGCACGATCGTCGGGCGGCAGAGGCGGCACTGGCCGGCAACGACACATATCCATGGTTGCGGGGACGTGGCGCCGCGTTCGAAACTGGTCCGAGTGGGACGAACGTCAATGATCTCTTCATTGGCATCGTGGCGCCTGCTGACTGGACGCCGGACTGA
- a CDS encoding RluA family pseudouridine synthase, producing the protein MNDASVFVVRIDVPPESASERIDRFVTDRMPDTSRSFVQRLIEAGNVLVNGEPVRASYKVAVGDRVEVRAPGPEEPTEITPAVIPIPIVFEDIDVMVFDKPAGLVVHPAPGHEHGTLVNVLKWLRPESITPGAERPGIVHRLDKDTSGLIVVAKTERARLSLLRQWQQRDVVKEYTALVVGTIAEEEATIDAPIGRDPNNRKRMAVVREGRPSVSHFGVISRYPGYTLLDVNIETGRTHQIRVHCAFIKHPVAGDILYGGRAPDLRLKRQFLHARRLRFALPGGQPIDVEAPLPADLRAVLDDLERERA; encoded by the coding sequence ATGAACGATGCGTCTGTGTTTGTCGTGCGAATTGACGTGCCGCCAGAGTCCGCCTCGGAGCGAATCGATCGATTCGTGACCGATCGAATGCCGGACACCAGCCGGTCATTTGTCCAGCGGCTCATTGAGGCTGGGAACGTTCTGGTCAACGGAGAACCCGTCCGGGCGAGCTACAAGGTCGCGGTGGGCGACCGTGTCGAGGTGCGCGCCCCTGGGCCGGAGGAACCGACAGAAATCACGCCGGCAGTGATTCCTATCCCGATCGTGTTCGAGGATATTGACGTGATGGTGTTCGACAAGCCAGCCGGACTCGTGGTTCATCCAGCGCCTGGGCATGAGCATGGCACGTTGGTGAATGTCCTGAAGTGGCTACGGCCCGAGAGCATCACTCCCGGCGCCGAACGCCCCGGGATCGTCCACCGTCTCGACAAGGACACATCCGGGCTTATCGTTGTCGCCAAGACGGAGCGGGCACGGTTGTCGTTGCTCCGTCAGTGGCAGCAGCGAGACGTCGTGAAGGAGTACACGGCCCTGGTGGTTGGGACCATCGCTGAGGAGGAGGCGACGATCGACGCGCCGATCGGGCGCGACCCCAACAACCGGAAGCGGATGGCGGTCGTTCGCGAGGGTCGACCTTCCGTTTCTCACTTCGGCGTCATCTCCCGATATCCCGGCTACACGTTGCTCGATGTCAACATCGAGACAGGACGCACACATCAGATCCGCGTCCATTGTGCGTTTATCAAGCATCCGGTCGCCGGCGACATCCTGTATGGCGGTCGCGCGCCAGATCTGAGGCTGAAGCGTCAATTCCTCCATGCCCGGCGCTTGCGCTTCGCACTGCCGGGCGGACAGCCAATCGACGTTGAAGCGCCGCTTCCGGCGGATCTGCGGGCAGTTCTGGACGATCTGGAGCGAGAGCGCGCGTGA
- the lspA gene encoding signal peptidase II, whose product MVDSERNSILRVVFSIDRPPARGRARAKECSIKQPASQVASPSIARTAAFAGAAAAIVLIADLLSKRIVLDRLGPGGDLDVVTVIPGVLRFVYVRNTGSAFGLFQGSSDVLKVLAVVAVAILGVYYARAAAKDALLAVALGLQVGGAIGNISDRFRFGYVIDWIDFPRFPTFNLADTGITIGVVLLVYCLLFRDPGRHVPDGGVADVVRSVADLNELPDKR is encoded by the coding sequence GTGGTAGACTCCGAGCGCAACAGTATCCTCCGGGTGGTTTTCTCGATCGATCGTCCGCCGGCCCGTGGCCGGGCTCGCGCCAAGGAGTGTTCCATCAAGCAGCCCGCGTCTCAAGTCGCGTCACCGAGCATCGCCCGCACTGCCGCGTTTGCGGGAGCAGCGGCAGCGATCGTGCTTATCGCGGACCTGCTTTCCAAGAGGATCGTTCTGGATCGGCTTGGCCCTGGCGGTGATCTCGATGTCGTTACGGTGATTCCCGGTGTTCTGCGGTTCGTCTATGTCCGCAATACCGGCTCGGCGTTTGGTTTGTTTCAGGGCAGCTCCGACGTTCTCAAGGTGCTAGCGGTCGTGGCCGTGGCCATCCTCGGCGTCTACTACGCCCGCGCGGCAGCAAAGGATGCCCTCCTGGCGGTGGCGTTGGGACTCCAGGTAGGCGGCGCGATCGGGAACATATCCGATCGATTCCGCTTTGGCTATGTGATCGACTGGATCGACTTCCCCCGATTCCCGACGTTCAATCTGGCCGACACAGGGATCACGATCGGTGTTGTGCTGTTGGTCTATTGTTTGCTGTTTCGCGACCCGGGCCGTCATGTGCCCGACGGGGGTGTAGCTGATGTTGTCCGGTCTGTCGCCGATCTGAACGAATTGCCCGACAAACGATGA
- the murG gene encoding undecaprenyldiphospho-muramoylpentapeptide beta-N-acetylglucosaminyltransferase — protein sequence MRSESTTHRSQAPVRLIVAGGGSGGHISPAIAVIRELQRRRPVDILWVGSGNEFERTAASSAHASYAAIKTGKLRRYVSLETPIDAVRIPIGAVQAWRILGRWKPDIVLSTGGFVSVPTVVAARARRVPILTHEQTAHIGLATRINARFADVVALSFERSRSLVSAPRGRVVVTGNPIRPAVLGGSRDAALRRFELPGALPLVYITGGAQGASAINQIVADALDALLGYVESIHQCGPATVHDDIDLLRDRASRLPSQLRERYRVVETVGDEIGDVYAAASLVVGRAGAGTVNELSALGIPAILVPLPGAEEQRQNALQLADIGAAVVIDQDDLTPTRLTNEIRLLVENPARLREMADAARGQPQGNAATRIADELERLIGDRSG from the coding sequence TTGCGCTCGGAGTCTACCACCCACCGTTCACAGGCCCCTGTCCGGCTGATCGTTGCCGGGGGCGGATCCGGAGGCCACATCTCGCCAGCGATTGCCGTCATTCGCGAGCTTCAACGCCGCCGGCCAGTCGACATCCTCTGGGTTGGGTCCGGCAATGAATTCGAGCGCACAGCCGCCTCGTCGGCGCACGCGTCGTATGCCGCGATCAAGACCGGCAAGTTGCGCCGATATGTCTCCCTGGAGACGCCGATCGATGCGGTTCGCATTCCCATCGGGGCCGTTCAGGCGTGGCGTATCCTCGGTCGATGGAAGCCGGACATCGTGCTATCCACGGGTGGTTTCGTCAGTGTGCCGACTGTCGTCGCCGCCCGCGCCCGCCGAGTCCCGATATTGACCCACGAGCAGACAGCGCATATCGGGCTGGCTACCCGGATCAACGCGCGCTTTGCCGACGTCGTCGCCCTGTCCTTCGAGCGGTCTCGCTCGCTTGTCAGCGCGCCACGAGGTCGTGTTGTCGTGACTGGCAACCCGATCCGGCCGGCCGTGCTGGGAGGAAGTCGTGACGCTGCGCTGCGACGTTTCGAATTGCCCGGCGCGTTGCCGCTTGTTTACATTACCGGCGGCGCGCAGGGGGCTAGCGCCATTAATCAGATTGTTGCGGACGCGCTGGATGCGCTGCTGGGATATGTCGAATCGATTCATCAGTGTGGCCCTGCGACGGTTCACGATGACATCGACCTTCTTCGCGACCGTGCCTCCCGCCTCCCGTCGCAGTTGCGCGAGCGCTACCGTGTCGTTGAGACCGTGGGTGACGAGATCGGCGATGTCTACGCGGCAGCGAGTCTTGTCGTCGGTCGAGCGGGAGCGGGAACGGTGAACGAGCTCAGCGCGCTTGGCATCCCCGCCATACTCGTTCCACTCCCCGGCGCCGAAGAGCAGCGGCAGAACGCGCTCCAGCTTGCCGACATCGGCGCGGCAGTCGTCATCGACCAGGACGACCTCACACCGACACGGCTGACCAACGAGATCCGCCTGCTCGTCGAGAACCCCGCGCGTCTGCGCGAGATGGCTGACGCGGCACGCGGGCAGCCGCAGGGTAATGCCGCAACGCGAATCGCCGACGAGCTGGAGCGGCTCATTGGTGACCGTTCTGGCTAG
- the radA gene encoding DNA repair protein RadA has product MARPRTKYICQQCGRESASYYGRCPDCGAWGSLVETMEARPATTGPGSAARPPSAAQPQPLSSVPSANLKRRPLPTEEFSRVLGGGVVPGSLVLVGGDPGIGKSTLLLQAAAELSASGESVLYVTAEESAQQVKLRAERVGIGIDHLYVLSETNIDDIIGAAEQLGPVVVIIDSIQTVFTPEISSAAGSVSQVRECASRLVSYAKPRDVAVFLVGHVTKEGSIAGPRVLEHMVDAVLYLEGDRFHQYRILRAVKNRFGPTDEVGVFEMVEQGMREVRNPSEAFLEERPGNAAGSTVVVTMEGTRPILVEVQGLTSASSFGNARRTANGIDLSRMQMLVAVLSRRVGLALADQDVFVNVVGGMRLGEPAADLGVALAIASSYRETRVDPRLVTIGEVGLAGELRSVGQLERRLQEASKLGFSKALIPATVGRGLVRPPAGLDLIRAATLDEAIDRAVVR; this is encoded by the coding sequence TTGGCCAGGCCACGAACGAAGTACATCTGCCAGCAGTGTGGACGGGAGAGCGCGAGCTACTACGGTCGTTGTCCCGACTGTGGGGCATGGGGTTCGCTGGTCGAGACGATGGAGGCCCGACCAGCAACGACAGGGCCAGGCAGCGCAGCGCGACCGCCGTCAGCCGCACAGCCGCAGCCGTTGTCTTCCGTGCCGAGCGCGAATCTGAAACGCCGGCCATTGCCGACCGAAGAGTTTTCCCGCGTCCTCGGAGGCGGGGTTGTGCCCGGCTCACTCGTGTTGGTTGGTGGGGACCCCGGGATCGGGAAGTCGACATTACTCCTGCAAGCAGCGGCTGAACTGTCGGCCAGCGGAGAATCGGTACTCTACGTGACCGCCGAGGAGTCGGCGCAACAGGTGAAGCTTCGCGCCGAGCGCGTCGGCATTGGCATCGATCATCTCTATGTCCTCTCCGAGACGAACATCGACGACATCATCGGCGCGGCGGAGCAGCTCGGCCCGGTTGTTGTCATCATCGACTCAATCCAGACCGTCTTCACACCAGAGATCAGCTCTGCGGCCGGCAGCGTCAGTCAGGTTCGAGAGTGCGCCTCCCGTCTGGTGAGCTACGCCAAGCCGCGCGACGTAGCGGTCTTTCTCGTTGGCCATGTGACCAAGGAAGGGTCGATTGCCGGGCCGCGCGTGCTCGAGCACATGGTCGACGCAGTGCTCTACCTCGAAGGCGACCGTTTTCACCAGTACCGCATCCTGCGGGCGGTTAAGAATCGCTTTGGCCCGACTGATGAGGTCGGGGTGTTCGAGATGGTCGAGCAGGGGATGCGTGAGGTCCGCAACCCCAGTGAGGCGTTTCTCGAAGAGCGACCGGGAAACGCGGCGGGATCGACCGTGGTCGTGACGATGGAAGGCACGCGGCCGATTCTGGTCGAAGTGCAGGGTCTGACGAGCGCAAGCTCGTTCGGCAACGCCCGTCGCACGGCCAACGGGATCGATCTGAGTCGAATGCAGATGCTTGTTGCCGTTCTGTCCCGACGCGTCGGGCTGGCTCTGGCCGACCAGGATGTGTTTGTCAACGTCGTTGGGGGCATGAGGCTGGGCGAGCCGGCGGCAGACCTGGGAGTAGCCCTCGCGATCGCATCGAGCTATCGCGAGACGCGCGTCGATCCACGCCTGGTGACAATCGGAGAGGTGGGGCTGGCAGGTGAGCTCCGGTCTGTCGGCCAACTCGAGCGGCGGTTGCAGGAGGCGTCAAAGCTGGGGTTCAGCAAGGCGCTCATTCCAGCGACCGTGGGCCGCGGCCTCGTGCGGCCACCTGCCGGCCTGGATCTTATCCGCGCCGCGACGCTCGACGAGGCGATCGACAGAGCAGTCGTCCGCTAG
- a CDS encoding ATP-dependent Clp protease ATP-binding subunit: MADKFEKFTERARKVLTLAQEEAQRFNHNYIGTEHLLLGLVREGDGVAARVLSNMGVQLPKVRSAVEFIIGRGETVIMGEIGLTPRAKKVIELAVDEARRLNHHYIGTEHLLLGLVREGEGIAAGVLESLGVNLEKVRAQVMQVVSQNAGYQQTKQTTKTPYLDALGFDLTEAARQSKLDPIIGRQNEIERVMQILSRRTKNNPALIGEPGVGKTAIVEGLAQRIISGDVPEPLQNKRVVALDIGALVAGTKYRGEFEERLKKIVGEVKETGAILFIDELHTLVGAGAAEGAVDAANILKPALSRGEVQTIGATTLDEYRKYIERDAALERRFQPIQVPEPTTEETVAILHGIRERYEEHHKLKITDAALESAAQLAARYVTDRFMPDKAIDLIDEASSRVRMYRSASPPSLKEAMRGMESLQRELDAAVSGQEFELAAELRDRERKLRMRIAELEKDWKEEQGSDSPEVTEEDIAQVVSMWTGIPLTRLAAEESERLLHMEAALHERIIGQDEAISMMAKAVRRARAGLKDPRRPIGSFIFLGPTGVGKSLLARALAEFMFGSDDALIKIDMSEFMERHTVSRLVGAPPGYVGYEEGGQLTESVRRKSYSVILLDEIEKAHPDAFNMLLQILEDGNLADAKGRRVDFRNTIIIMTSNIGAEQITTDKQFGFATSADGAKKAQQDYDRMRERVTDQLKRTFRPEFLNRIDGVIVFHALSTEQIREIVELELKRIKTQLAEQSITLDVTTGAQDFLGDRGYDRQYGARPLRRIIQNLIEDPLAEGLLDGRYKPGITIVVDVEDELLKIEPAPALAAV, encoded by the coding sequence ATGGCAGACAAATTCGAGAAGTTCACAGAGCGCGCGCGCAAGGTCCTGACGTTGGCACAGGAGGAGGCCCAGCGCTTTAACCACAATTACATCGGCACTGAGCATCTCCTGCTTGGCCTGGTCCGCGAGGGTGACGGTGTCGCCGCGCGTGTCCTAAGCAACATGGGTGTCCAGTTGCCAAAGGTACGGTCGGCGGTCGAGTTCATCATCGGCCGTGGCGAGACCGTCATTATGGGCGAGATCGGCCTCACGCCTCGCGCGAAGAAGGTCATTGAGCTTGCCGTCGATGAGGCCCGCAGACTGAACCATCACTACATCGGCACCGAGCATCTGCTCCTCGGTCTCGTCCGCGAAGGCGAGGGCATCGCCGCCGGCGTGCTCGAAAGTCTCGGCGTCAACCTGGAGAAGGTGCGTGCCCAGGTGATGCAAGTCGTCAGCCAGAATGCCGGGTATCAGCAGACCAAGCAGACGACGAAGACGCCCTATCTTGACGCCCTGGGCTTCGACCTGACCGAGGCCGCGCGCCAATCGAAGCTGGATCCGATCATCGGGCGCCAGAATGAGATCGAGCGCGTGATGCAGATCCTCTCGCGCCGGACGAAGAACAATCCCGCGCTCATTGGTGAGCCGGGCGTTGGCAAGACCGCAATTGTTGAGGGCCTGGCCCAGCGGATCATTAGCGGCGACGTCCCCGAACCGCTTCAGAACAAGCGTGTGGTCGCGCTCGATATCGGCGCGCTCGTCGCTGGAACGAAATATCGTGGCGAGTTCGAGGAGCGCCTGAAGAAGATCGTCGGCGAAGTCAAGGAGACCGGCGCGATTCTCTTCATCGATGAGCTGCACACGCTCGTTGGCGCTGGCGCTGCCGAGGGCGCGGTTGATGCCGCGAACATCCTCAAGCCCGCGCTGTCTCGGGGCGAGGTACAAACGATCGGCGCGACGACACTCGACGAATATCGCAAGTACATCGAGCGTGACGCGGCACTCGAACGCCGGTTTCAGCCGATCCAGGTGCCAGAACCGACGACCGAGGAGACCGTTGCGATCCTGCACGGGATCCGCGAACGATACGAAGAACACCACAAGCTCAAGATCACAGACGCCGCGCTGGAGTCGGCCGCCCAGCTGGCCGCTCGCTACGTCACAGACCGGTTCATGCCCGACAAGGCGATCGATCTGATCGACGAAGCCTCGTCACGAGTGCGGATGTATCGTTCTGCCTCTCCACCGAGCCTGAAGGAAGCGATGCGCGGCATGGAAAGCCTCCAGCGTGAGCTTGACGCCGCGGTCTCAGGGCAGGAGTTCGAGCTCGCGGCAGAATTGCGCGACCGTGAACGCAAGTTGCGGATGCGTATCGCCGAGCTGGAGAAGGACTGGAAAGAGGAGCAGGGCAGCGATAGTCCCGAGGTGACCGAGGAGGACATCGCACAAGTCGTTTCGATGTGGACCGGCATACCGCTGACGCGGTTGGCGGCTGAGGAGTCCGAGCGGCTCCTGCACATGGAAGCCGCCCTGCATGAGCGAATTATCGGCCAGGACGAGGCAATTTCCATGATGGCGAAGGCCGTGCGGAGAGCGCGGGCCGGCCTGAAGGATCCTCGTCGCCCGATCGGGTCGTTCATCTTCCTCGGCCCCACGGGCGTCGGCAAGTCACTGTTGGCTCGCGCACTTGCCGAGTTCATGTTCGGCTCTGACGACGCGCTCATCAAGATCGATATGAGTGAGTTCATGGAGCGGCACACTGTCTCGCGGCTCGTCGGAGCGCCTCCGGGCTATGTCGGCTATGAAGAAGGCGGACAGCTGACCGAGTCGGTCCGGCGGAAGAGCTACTCGGTGATCCTGCTTGACGAGATCGAGAAGGCGCACCCCGATGCCTTCAATATGCTCTTGCAGATCCTCGAGGACGGTAACCTGGCGGATGCCAAGGGCCGTCGAGTGGACTTTCGCAACACGATTATCATCATGACATCCAACATCGGCGCCGAGCAGATCACGACCGACAAGCAGTTCGGGTTCGCGACGTCGGCCGACGGGGCCAAGAAGGCGCAGCAGGACTACGACCGCATGCGAGAGCGTGTTACAGATCAACTGAAGCGCACGTTCCGCCCTGAATTCTTGAACCGCATCGACGGCGTCATCGTCTTCCATGCGCTCTCGACCGAGCAGATCCGCGAGATCGTTGAGCTGGAGCTGAAACGGATCAAGACTCAGCTGGCCGAGCAGTCGATCACGCTGGATGTCACCACCGGCGCACAGGACTTCCTTGGCGATCGTGGCTACGATCGACAGTATGGCGCACGCCCGCTCCGGCGCATCATTCAGAATCTGATCGAAGATCCTCTCGCGGAAGGTCTTCTTGACGGTCGATACAAGCCCGGAATTACGATCGTGGTGGACGTCGAAGATGAGCTGCTGAAGATCGAGCCTGCTCCCGCGTTAGCGGCTGTCTGA
- the rpsA gene encoding 30S ribosomal protein S1 produces the protein MQGTVDLDPESSIDDAGRALMEQLLADPTHDYHTLKYGDVLEGTIMHLDREEILVDIGSKSEGVIPSRESSTLGDDERSALVVGGSVLVFVVQPENQEGHAVVSIDRARQEKSWRILQEQFEAGDVIDAEVVNYNKGGLLVNLDGVRGFVPASQVTEIRGGDDAQKQADMARLIGSKLQLKIIEINRHRNRLILSERQALQERRDVMKEKLIQDLREGEVRRGRVSSICDFGAFVDVGGADGLVHLSELSWSRVRHPSEVLHIGQEIDVFVLGINADEKKIALSIKRTQAEPWSRVAAKYEVNQLVIGTVTQLANFGAFARIEDGIEGLVHVSELSDLRISHPRQLVHEGQDLLVRIIRIDPQRRRMGLSLRRALEATDEEVEEALGAEAVELKHQLLALEVEPDEDGVPAQRIEREPSPEVEETEESSAPLAAAVVLEDDEEPQTAAGLALSQAFAEAAAADESASNDEGGDSTATDGEPGDSSS, from the coding sequence ATGCAGGGGACCGTGGATCTTGACCCGGAAAGCAGCATCGACGACGCCGGACGCGCGTTGATGGAACAGCTCCTGGCGGATCCGACGCATGATTACCATACGTTGAAGTATGGCGACGTGCTCGAAGGCACCATCATGCACCTCGATCGCGAGGAAATCCTCGTCGATATCGGATCGAAGTCCGAGGGAGTGATCCCGTCTCGCGAGTCTTCGACGTTGGGCGATGACGAGCGCAGCGCACTCGTAGTAGGCGGCAGCGTCCTCGTGTTCGTAGTGCAGCCCGAAAACCAGGAGGGTCACGCGGTCGTATCGATCGATCGCGCTCGCCAGGAGAAGAGCTGGCGGATTCTCCAGGAGCAGTTCGAGGCCGGCGACGTTATCGACGCCGAGGTCGTGAACTACAACAAGGGCGGTCTGCTGGTGAACCTCGACGGCGTGCGCGGCTTCGTGCCTGCCTCGCAGGTCACCGAGATTCGCGGTGGCGACGATGCGCAGAAGCAGGCCGATATGGCTCGCCTCATCGGCTCGAAGCTGCAGCTTAAGATCATCGAGATCAACCGACATCGCAACCGGCTGATCCTGTCAGAGCGGCAAGCGCTCCAGGAGCGGCGTGATGTGATGAAGGAGAAGCTGATCCAGGATCTCCGCGAGGGCGAAGTCCGGCGCGGACGAGTGTCCAGCATTTGCGACTTCGGCGCTTTCGTCGATGTCGGGGGCGCGGACGGACTCGTTCACCTGTCGGAACTGTCCTGGAGCCGCGTGCGCCACCCGAGCGAGGTGTTGCACATCGGGCAGGAGATCGACGTCTTCGTGCTCGGCATCAACGCCGACGAGAAGAAGATCGCTCTGTCGATCAAGCGAACCCAGGCTGAGCCATGGAGCCGGGTCGCGGCCAAGTATGAAGTCAACCAGCTTGTGATCGGCACGGTCACGCAGCTTGCCAACTTCGGAGCGTTCGCGCGGATCGAAGACGGCATTGAGGGCCTGGTCCACGTGTCGGAACTCTCCGATCTCCGGATCAGCCACCCACGTCAGCTCGTTCATGAGGGTCAGGACCTCCTCGTGCGGATCATCCGAATCGATCCGCAGCGACGCAGGATGGGCCTGAGTCTCCGACGCGCGCTTGAGGCCACCGACGAAGAAGTCGAAGAGGCGCTCGGCGCTGAGGCTGTCGAGCTCAAGCATCAGCTTCTGGCACTCGAGGTCGAGCCAGATGAGGATGGCGTGCCCGCACAGCGTATCGAACGGGAGCCGTCTCCCGAAGTTGAGGAAACTGAGGAATCCTCGGCTCCGCTGGCTGCAGCGGTTGTGCTGGAGGATGACGAAGAGCCGCAGACCGCGGCAGGGTTGGCGCTGTCGCAGGCATTTGCCGAGGCGGCCGCGGCGGATGAATCCGCATCGAACGATGAAGGCGGCGATTCCACCGCCACCGATGGCGAGCCCGGAGATTCGTCGAGCTAG
- a CDS encoding metallophosphoesterase family protein produces the protein MPAFEMLPFPAQIGLIADTHLLRSRSLPDSLIDGLARCDLIFHAGDISRPWVLEYLTTLAPVYAVQGNSDDDGSGLMATLPLERLFRCGPHTIGLVHGHDPSGITRMTARVRAVDRMRGIVDWVVYGHSHRPVIELVDGLWMINPGSPTQPRWAPAATWGTLDVRDEVQARLIQV, from the coding sequence TTGCCCGCGTTTGAAATGCTCCCGTTTCCAGCTCAAATCGGGTTGATCGCGGATACACATCTGCTTCGCTCGCGATCGTTGCCGGATTCGCTCATTGATGGACTCGCTCGGTGTGACCTGATCTTCCATGCGGGAGATATCAGCCGGCCGTGGGTGCTTGAGTATCTGACGACGTTGGCGCCGGTATACGCGGTTCAAGGGAACAGCGACGATGACGGTTCCGGCCTGATGGCGACGCTGCCGTTGGAGCGGCTGTTTCGGTGTGGGCCCCACACGATCGGTCTGGTCCACGGCCACGACCCAAGTGGCATAACGCGGATGACCGCCCGAGTACGCGCGGTCGATCGGATGCGCGGGATCGTCGATTGGGTCGTGTATGGCCATAGCCACCGACCGGTCATCGAGCTCGTTGATGGACTCTGGATGATCAATCCGGGCTCGCCAACGCAGCCACGGTGGGCGCCGGCGGCGACCTGGGGCACGCTCGATGTGCGGGATGAGGTGCAGGCTCGGCTGATTCAGGTCTGA
- a CDS encoding dihydrodipicolinate synthase family protein, giving the protein MATRPLGGVLAPIAALYGADGELDLDNYAKNVEWYANSPLDGIVVMGSNGESALLDEDEKLRLIDTATRTIGGRKLVLAGTGVESTRATIRLTRSAAELGADFALVVTPHYYRPRYDAEAYKRHYYAVADASPIPIVVYIMTAYTGVDLPASTVSMLSAHPNIVGVKDSAGNAVKFAEMVAGADDEFAVLAGSANFLYPALCLGAKGGILALADVVPAACVELRELFEAGNHEAARRAQFNLLAPNAAVTTRFGIAGLKAAMALVGLETGDPRPPLLPATDAERFEIQRIFEQAGLLARV; this is encoded by the coding sequence ATGGCAACTCGGCCACTCGGTGGTGTTCTCGCGCCAATCGCGGCGCTCTATGGCGCAGATGGCGAGCTTGATCTCGACAACTACGCGAAGAATGTCGAGTGGTACGCAAACAGCCCGCTCGATGGCATTGTTGTCATGGGGTCGAATGGCGAGTCTGCGCTGCTGGACGAGGACGAGAAGCTACGCCTGATCGACACAGCGACGAGGACGATCGGTGGTCGGAAGCTCGTGCTGGCCGGCACTGGCGTCGAATCGACAAGAGCGACGATCCGTCTGACTCGTTCTGCGGCTGAGCTCGGCGCGGACTTTGCGCTTGTCGTCACACCGCACTACTACCGGCCGCGGTACGACGCGGAGGCCTACAAGCGACACTATTACGCAGTCGCCGATGCCTCGCCAATCCCGATTGTCGTCTACATCATGACCGCCTACACCGGCGTGGATCTTCCCGCGTCGACGGTGTCGATGCTCTCTGCGCATCCAAACATCGTCGGCGTCAAGGATAGCGCTGGCAATGCGGTGAAGTTTGCTGAGATGGTTGCTGGCGCCGACGATGAGTTTGCCGTGCTGGCCGGGTCCGCGAACTTTCTGTACCCGGCGCTCTGCCTGGGCGCGAAGGGCGGCATCCTCGCGTTGGCCGACGTCGTGCCGGCAGCTTGCGTTGAGTTGCGTGAGCTATTCGAGGCCGGGAACCACGAGGCCGCGCGCCGGGCGCAGTTCAACCTGCTTGCGCCGAACGCCGCCGTGACGACCCGTTTTGGCATTGCAGGCCTGAAGGCTGCCATGGCTCTCGTGGGGTTGGAGACCGGCGATCCGCGTCCACCGCTGCTACCGGCGACAGACGCAGAGCGTTTTGAGATTCAGCGGATCTTCGAGCAGGCCGGGCTGCTTGCCCGCGTTTGA